The following proteins are co-located in the Silene latifolia isolate original U9 population chromosome 1, ASM4854445v1, whole genome shotgun sequence genome:
- the LOC141588239 gene encoding uncharacterized protein LOC141588239, protein MISWEKVCTPRAEGGLGIRDSITWNYAAIGKLVWWLYAKPDSLWVKWVHHIYTKGTSWQSYSPKADVSWSWKTICKVKDKLASGYVSGQWSAIPAGYSISSGYHWLRQKHPPVIWHKPVWNSWCIPKHNFINWLIAREALHLRDKLYHLGIIQDDLCLLCGAAAESHAHLFQQCHYTRLLLQSLKTKLNLTLPTANLLVWIYRKPWSSVKKKVALAWVQALFYEVWMQRNRVRIEGSLMHPQHVMDKLGALMKFRYLSWQNCKLSLNEETWLNSINNG, encoded by the coding sequence ATGATCAGTTGGGAGAAAGTTTGCACCCCTAGAGCCGAGGGTGGATTAGGGATCAGAGATAGTATCACTTGGAATTATGCTGCTATTGGCAAACTGGTCTGGTGGTTATATGCCAAACCAGACAGCCTTTGGGTCAAGTGGGTACATCACATCTATACGAAAGGTACGAGTTGGCAGTCTTATTCACCAAAAGCTGATGTCTCTTGGAGTTGGAAAACTATTTGCAAGGTGAAGGATAAACTGGCCTCTGGTTATGTGTCTGGTCAGTGGTCTGCTATTCCTGCAGGGTACTCCATTTCTAGTGGTTACCACTGGCTTAGACAGAAACATCCTCCTGTGATTTGGCACAAGCCTGTGTGGAACTCTTGGTGCATCCCAAAGCACAATTTCATAAACTGGTTGATTGCTAGGGAAGCTTTACATCTTAGGGATAAGCTCTATCATTTGGGTATTATCCAGGATGATTTGTGCTTGTTATGTGGGGCAGCTGCTGAATCTCATGCTCACCTCTTTCAGCAATGCCATTATACTCGTCTTTTATTGCAGAGTTTAAAGACtaaattgaacttgaccttaCCAACTGCCAACCTGTTAGTCTGGATTTACAGGAAACCATGGTCAAGTGTGAAGAAGAAGGTTGCACTAGCCTGGGTGCAAGCCCTTTTCTACGAAGTTTGGATGCAAAGAAACAGGGTGAGGATTGAAGGGAGTCTTATGCACCCTCAACATGTCATGGATAAACTTGGTGCCCTGATGAAATTTAGATATCTTTCTTGGCAAAATTGTAAACTTAGTTTGAATGAGGAGACTTGGCTCAATTCGATCAACAATGGTTGA